One Chaetodon trifascialis isolate fChaTrf1 chromosome 13, fChaTrf1.hap1, whole genome shotgun sequence DNA segment encodes these proteins:
- the rrp12 gene encoding RRP12-like protein has product MVKSGKLRSGTGSKLKRWKKGHSSDSNPQTSRFRQAAKSRFFSRPTAKSDLTVDALKLHNELQAGPLELSAGGRKDACMEEEPDEAFSERTSGTFLSGLSDCSNLTFRKVQRYWESNSAAHKEICAVLAAVTEVIRGQGGKETETEYFAALMTTLEVVDSAESQAAVAYLLNLVMKRVPAPVLMSKFSDTTKALMDIMSKEATSETASALRWILSCLATLLRKQDVSVWTYPSTLQAYHGLLSFTVHSKPKVRKAAQQGVCSILRGSDFLFKDNAPAHHPAAVTTAKFCIKEMEQAGGSKEDTTTLHVLGLLKELMGTFPLGAVKSCCETLLRVMTLSHVLVTASAMQAFHKLFSGKPNASTVSPELNAQIITALYDYLPSENDLQPLLAWLAVMEKAHIHLASLQSSLSLGHLPRLFSATISCLLSPHTQVVSAATNTLKTLLTECVAPCMKEMGRITATASAGNPSYICKMFRIVEEGLSYRFHASWPFVLQILGCFYRVAGKQAHPIMTKSLQSLADLRSTPHFPYSGELDLAVGGAVESMGPEVVLGAVPLNITGYEDDLEFPRSWLVPVIRDHVKNTHLGFFTSYFLPLASTLKQRAEDLENAGQKLEAKVYQTLQLQIWTMLPGFCTCPVDLLASFKGIARVLGMAINERPDLRLTVCQALRTIINKSCSTEEEKTELGRFSKNFLPIFFNVYSQQPAAGESGTYRMAVLDTIKVYLTVTETEMVCTFLQKATDRLISTDTTEFTRLSMMDLVVAMAPSVDEATMTKTFALIRPYLETKEPGMQKKAYRVLEEMCGGQSDECRSFVVANLETLKAVLLETLKNASSPAKRPRLKCLIHIVKRLSEEHKDFITTLLPEVIVCTKEVSVGARKNAYTLLVEMGNAFIRFCGDTKAAMEEYLVLVYAGLTGSVTMMTCTVLALTRLIFEYKDAIEANTREQLLRNVCLLLSSRTREVVKAALGFIKVILFIMDPKTLASHVTVMMDGVGSIKDDVRRHFRTKLKNIFTKFIRKFGFELVKSMLPAEHHKVLANIRKAEARTKRRKQATEQQDDSESEEEAPRMKSASIEDILAESDSDMSEDEGKAGKAQKKAGKPQKGRAWLKEGEEDDPLNFLDPKVSQRVLATNPALKKSARVEHGFKVTSDGRLIIREDEEENVKDKDEGEMKDILEEAGVTSKKTQKRKFKDDNFDEDMDIEPQLKYKAGGSGIHRPLGGKDNIGADYKSKKGKGDVKKTGKLDPYAYIPLKKAQLNRRKRAKLQGQFKGMVRGAQKGALSGKKMQKRKRKA; this is encoded by the exons ATGGTCAAGTCGGGGAAACTTCGATCTGGGACAGGATCGAAACTCAAACGGTGGAAGAAAGGACACAGTAGCGACTCCAATCCGCAGACGAGTCGTTTCCGGCAGGCTGCTAAAAGCCGCTTCTTCAGCCGACCCACCG CAAAGAGTGATCTAACAGTTGATGCTCTTAAGCTGCACAATGAGCTGCAGGCAGGACCGCTGGAGCTCAGTGCAGGCGGCCGTAAAGATGCCTGTATGGAAGAGGAGCCCGATGAGGCGTTTTCAGAAAGGACCTCGGGTACCTTCCTCAGTGGCCTGTCGGACTGCTCCAACCTGACCTTCAGAAAGGTGCAGCGGTACTGGGAGTCAAACTCTGCTGCTCACAAAGAG ATCTGTGCAGTGTTGGCAGCTGTTACAGAGGTGATCCGTGGTCAAGGGGGGAAGGAGACTGAGACAGAGTACTTTGCTGCTTTG ATGACCACGCTGGAGGTTGTGGATTCAGCAGAGTCGCAGGCTGCGGTGGCGTACCTCCTCAACCTCGTCATGAAACG GGTTCCTGCTCCAGTGCTTATGTCCAAGTTCTCAGACACCACCAAGGCTCTGATGGACATCATGTCTAAAGAGGCCACGTCTGAGACCGCCTCGGCTCTGAGATGG ATCCTGTCATGCCTGGCCACTTTGTTGAGGAAACaggatgtgtctgtgtggactTACCCGTCTACTCTTCAGGCTTACCACGGCCTCCTTAGCTTCACAGTGCACAGCAAGCCTAAG GTCCGTAAAGCAGCACAGCAAGGCGTTTGCTCCATTCTCAGAGgtagtgacttcctgtttaaaGACAACGCACCAGCCCATCACCCTGCTGCAGTGACCACAGCCAAGTTCTGCATCAAAGAAATGGAGCAGGCAGGAG GCAGCAAAGAGGACACAACCACGCTTCATGTGCTGGGTCTCCTAAAGGAGTTGATGGGGACGTTTCCTCTGGGGGCCGTCAAGTCCTGCTGTGAGACTCTGCTGCGAGTGATGACACTCAGCCATGTG ctgGTGACGGCGAGCGCCATGCAGGCCTTTCACAAGCTGTTCAGCGGGAAGCCGAATGCGTCCACCGTCTCACCAGAACTCAATGCACAGATCATCACG GCGCTGTATGACTACCTGCCCAGCGAGAACgacctgcagcctctgctggcCTGGCTCGCTGTCATGGAGAAAGCACACATTCACCTGGCAAG TTTGCAGAGTTCTCTGAGTTTGGGTCACCTGCCTCGCCTCTTCTCTGCCACCATTTCCTGCCTGTTGTCACCTCACACTCAGGTGGTTTCTGCAGCCACCAACACACTAAAG ACTTTGTTGACTGAATGTGTGGCCCCTTGCATGAAGGAAATGGGCAGAATCACTGCCACAGCCTCTGCAGGGAACCCCTCATATATCTGCAAAATGTTTCG CATCGTCGAAGAAGGACTGTCCTATCGCTTCCACGCCTCCTGGCCATTTGTGCTGCAGATCCTGGGCTGCTTCTATCGAGTTGCAGGGAAACAAGCTCACCCCATCATGACCAAG TCCCTGCAGTCTCTGGCAGACCTGCGCTCCACTCCTCACTTCCCCTACAGCGGCGAGTTGGACCTGGCTGTAGGAGGCGCTGTGGAGAGCATGGGGCCTGAAGTTGTGCTGGGCGCTGTGCCTCTCAACATCACCGGCTACGA GGATGACTTGGAGTTCCCACGCAGCTGGCTGGTCCCAGTCATACGGGATCATGTTAAGAACACACACCTCGGCTTCTTCACTTCTTATTTCCTCCCTCTGGCCTCTACACTTAAGCAGAGAG CTGAAGACTTAGAGAACGCAGGACAGAAGCTTGAGGCCAAAGTCTACCAAACATTACAGCTGCAG ATTTGGACCATGCTCCCTGGCTTTTGTACATGTCCCGTGGACCTGCTGGCGTCCTTCAAAGGCATCGCCCGGGTACTCGGTATGGCTATTAACGAACGGCCAGACCTCAGACTGACAGTGTGCCAGGCTTTACGCACAATCATCAACAAGAGCTGCTCCACTG aagaggaaaagacagaattGGGCCGTTTCTCCAAGAACTTCCTGCCCATCTTCTTCAACGtatacagccagcagcctgcagcCGGAGAGTCCGGCACGTATCGGATGGCTGTGCTAGACACCATCAAGGTCTATTTAACTGTCACAGAAACAGAG ATGGTCTGTACATTCCTGCAAAAAGCTACAGACAGACTCATCAGCACAGACACCACTGAGTTCACACG GTTATCAATGATGGACCTGGTGGTTGCCATGGCTCCCTCTGTAGACGAGGCCACCATGACTAAAACGTTTGCGCTGATTAGACCGTATTTGGAG ACCAAAGAGCCAGGCATGCAGAAGAAAGCGTACCGTGTGCTGGAGGAGATGTGCGGAGGACAGAGCGATGAGTGTAGGTCGTTTGTGGTGGCGAATCTGGAGACGCTCAAAGCCGTCCTGCTGGAGACTCTGAAAAATGCCTCATCACCAGCAAAGAGG CCGAGACTGAAGTGTCTGATCCACATTGTGAAGAGGCTCAGCGAAGAGCACAAAGACTTTATCACCACTCTGCTGCCGGAG GTGATTGTATGTACCAAGGAGGTGTCTGTTGGAGCTCGTAAGAACGCCTACACTTTGCTGGTGGAGATGGGAAACGCATTTATCCGCTTCTGTGGGGACACAAAAG CTGCCATGGAGGAGTATCTGGTGTTGGTGTACGCAGGACTCACCGGCTCTGTTACCATGATGACCTGTACAGTGTTGGCGCTGACTCGACTCATTTTTGAGTATAAAG ATGCCATTGAGGCGAACACCAGGGAGCAGCTGCTGCGCAATGTTTGTCTGTTGCTGTCGTCTCGGACCAGAGAGGTTGTCAAAGCCGCTTTGGGCTTCATCAAggtcatcctcttcatcatggACCCCAAAACGCTGGCGTCGCATGTCACCGTCATG ATGGACGGCGTTGGAAGCATCAAAGATGACGTGAGAAGGCACTTCAGGACCAAACTGAAGAACATCTTCACAAAGTTCATCAGGAAGTTTGG ttTTGAGCTGGTGAAGAGCATGCTGCCTGCAGAACACCACAAGGTGCTCGCAAACATCCGCAAGGCCGAGGCTCGCAccaagaggaggaagcaggcaacagagcagcaggacgaCTCCGAGAGCGAAGAGGAGGCCCCGAGAATGAAGAGCGCAAG TATTGAGGACATCCTCGCAGAGTCAGACAGTGATATGTCAGAGGATGAAGGGAAGGCCGGTAAGGCTCAGAAGAAGGCAGGCAAACCACAGAAAGGACGGGCCTGGCtcaaagaaggagaggaagatgacCCACTTAACTTCCTGGATCCCAAGGTGTCCCAGAGAGTGCTAG CCACCAACCCGGCGCTGAAAAAGAGCGCACGGGTTGAGCACGGCTTCAAGGTGACGTCAGACGGACGGCTGATCatcagagaggatgaagaggagaatgTAAAAGACAAAG atgagggagagatgaaagaCATCCTAGAAGAGGCCGGAGTCACGAGT aaaaagacacagaaaaggaaGTTCAAAGATGACAACTTTGATGAGGACATGGACATTGAACCCCAGCTCAAATATAAAG cCGGCGGTTCTGGTATCCACAGACCCCTTGGAGGAAAGGACAACATCGGGGCAGACTACAAGTCAAAG AAAGGAAAAGGAGAtgtgaagaaaacaggaaagcTCGATCCTTACGCTTACATCCCTCTGAAGAAGGCCCAGCTCAATCGCAG GAAGCGCGCCAAGCTGCAGGGCCAGTTCAAGGGCATGGTGAGAGGAGCCCAGAAGGGGGCGCTGTCTGGAAAGAAAatgcagaagagaaagaggaaagccTGA